The following coding sequences are from one Sphaeramia orbicularis chromosome 11, fSphaOr1.1, whole genome shotgun sequence window:
- the pef1 gene encoding peflin: protein MSFHYGQGYPGGGNPPPGAPYGGSSGPYRPPPSAPYGGAAGPPGAPYGGGYGAPGGHGGQYGPGPHGAPGGPYGGYGGQPHGGPYGHHAPPGNIPPGINPEAYQWFQTVDSDHSGFINLKELKQALVNSNWSAFNDETCLMMINMFDKTRTGRMDLFGFSALWDFMQRWRALFQQYDRDRSGSISGTELHQALAQMGYNLSPQFAETLVRRFSVRGPRPGIQLDRFIQVCTQLQSMTQVFRERDTNMSGNIRLNYEDFLSGAIVRLM from the exons ATGAGTTTCCACTACGGCCAG GGCTATCCAGGAGGGGGAAACCCACCACCGGGTGCTCCATATGGGGGTAGCAGTGGTCCCTACAGGCCACCCCCTTCCGCTCCATATGGTGGTGCAGCAGGTCCACCAGGAGCCCCTTACGGTGGTGGTTATGGAGCCCCGGGAGGCCATGGAGGGCAGTATGGGCCTGGACCACATGGTGCCCCTGGCGGACCTTATGGAGGATACGGAGGACAGCCTCATGGAGGACCGTATGGACACCACGCTCCTCCAG GTAACATCCCTCCTGGTATTAACCCAGAAGCGTACCAGTGGTTTCAAACTGTTGATTCAGACCACAGTGGCTTCATCAACCTAAAGGAGCTGAAACAGGCCCTGGTCAACTCAAACTGGTCCGCCTTCAATGATGAGACCTGTCTAATGATGATCA ACATGTTTGACAAGACGAGGACAGGTCGCATGGACTTGTTTGGCTTCTCAGCTCTGTGGGACTTCATGCAGCGTTGGAGAGCACTGTTTCAGCAGTATGACAGAGACCGCTCAGGGTCTATCAGCGGCACGGAGCTGCACCAAG cCCTCGCACAGATGGGTTACAACCTGAGTCCACAGTTTGCTGAGACTCTTGTGAGGCGCTTCTCTGTGCGTGGTCCACGTCCCGGCATTCAGCTGGACCGCTTCATCCAGGTGTGCACCCAGCTTCAGAGTATGACCCAGGTCTTCAGGGAGAGAGACACAAATATGTCAGGAAACATTCGCCTTAACTATGAAGATTTCCTGTCTGGTGCCATCGTGAGGCTCATGTGA
- the smim12 gene encoding small integral membrane protein 12 — MWPVIWTAMRTYAPYVTFPVAFVVGAVGYHLEWFITGTPKPREEEKGILELREERKLQEQAGMDSTQVLSLKEKLEFTPRAALNRNRPEKS, encoded by the coding sequence ATGTGGCCTGTAATCTGGACAGCGATGCGGACCTATGCCCCATACGTGACTTTCCCCGTGGCCTTTGTGGTGGGAGCAGTGGGTTACCACCTGGAGTGGTTTATCACAGGGACCCCAAAACCCCGAGAGGAGGAGAAGGGCATCCTGGAACTGAGGGAGGAAAGGAAGCTGCAGGAACAGGCGGGAATGGACAGCACGCAGGTACTGAGTTTAAAGGAGAAACTGGAGTTCACACCCAGAGCGGCTCTGAACAGGAACCGGCCTGAAAAGAGCTAA